One genomic window of Solanum dulcamara chromosome 12, daSolDulc1.2, whole genome shotgun sequence includes the following:
- the LOC129877595 gene encoding tyrosine aminotransferase-like, protein MENKLCKWGFDNGELKEKSSFSIRSVLERIMENLKEDDERVVIHLGRGDPSSIPCFRTSPVVEDALFGAVRSAKFNGYAPAVGIYSARRSIARYLSHDLPHQLSPDDVFLTPGANQAIEVVTSVLTCPGANILFPKPGYPFYEARAACCNLEVRHFDLLPEKGWEIDLESVEALVDDHTIAIVIINPGNPCGNVFTSEHLQQIAETAKKLGILVIADEVYSHLCFGSKSFVSMGVFGSITPILTLGSISKRWIVPGWRLGWIAMVDPSGVLKKSGIAECLQNYLEYSANPATIVQGAVPHILEKTTKEFFTNINNVLKEAVDAFYTKVQEIPCFTCPYKPDGAMSVMIKLNLSLLEGINDDMDFCAKLAHEESVIILPGVIVGLKNWLRLTFAMEPAILAEGLERIKAFCLRHTNN, encoded by the exons atggAGAACAAATTGTGCAAATGGGGTTTCGATAATGGCgaattgaaggagaaatctTCGTTTTCAATTCGATCAGTACTGGAAAGGATAATGGAAAATCTCAAAGAAGACGATGAAAGAGTAGTGATTCATCTGGGTCGGGGTGACCCATCTTCAATCCCCTGTTTTCGAACTTCTCCAGTAGTGGAAGATGCCCTATTTGGTGCTGTTAGATCAGCAAAGTTCAATGGTTATGCTCCTGCTGTTGGAATTTATTCAGCAAGAag GTCGATAGCGAGATATCTCTCTCATGATCTTCCTCATCAACTATCACCAGATGATGTTTTCCTTACACCTGGTGCTAATCAAGCGATTGAAGTTGTCACGTCAGTCCTTACTTGCCCTGGTGCCAACATATTGTTCCCTAAACCAGGGTATCCATTTTATGAAGCTCGTGCTGCGTGTTGTAATCTTGAGGTCCGTCATTTTGACCTTCTCCCAGAAAAGGGCTGGGAGATTGATCTTGAAAGCGTAGAAGCCCTCGTTGATGATCACACCATTGCTATAGTCATCATTAATCCTGGAAATCCTTGTGGAAATGTTTTTACGTCTGAACACTTGCAACAG ATTGCAGAGACAGCAAAAAAGCTAGGAATCCTTGTGATTGCAGATGAAGTCTATAGCCACCTATGTTTTGGTAGCAAGTCTTTTGTATCAATGGGAGTATTTGGATCAATAACTCCAATTTTAACTCTCGGGTCAATATCAAAAAGATGGATCGTTCCTGGTTGGCGACTTGGTTGGATAGCAATGGTTGATCCTAGTGGTGTCCTTAAGAAGTCCGGG ATTGCTGAATGCCTTCAAAATTATCTTGAATACAGTGCTAATCCTGCAACTATAGTTCAG GGAGCAGTACCTCACATCCTTGAGAAAACGACCAAGGAATTCTTTACAAACATCAACAATGTACTGAAGGAAGCGGTCGATGCATTTTATACCAAAGTTCAGGAGATACCTTGCTTTACCTGCCCGTACAAACCAGACGGAGCAATGTCCGTGATG ATTAAATTGAACCTTTCATTGCTGGAAGGCATAAATGATGATATGGATTTCTGCGCTAAGTTAGCCCATGAAGAATCAGTAATCATTCTGCCAG GAGTGATTGTGGGACTAAAGAATTGGTTGAGGTTAACTTTTGCCATGGAGCCAGCCATTCTTGCAGAAGGACTTGAGAGGATCAAAGCTTTCTGCTTGAGGCATACAAATAACTAA
- the LOC129875873 gene encoding non-specific lipid-transfer protein 13-like: MAIKNLAVVFLMFVVLAVKFSLPDAMSILDITPQNVTCHDVINYFAYCEEFVNGNEDNPTPMCCDNLHIMNDKVKLEERGARRYCYCIEVFCATISRPHPPYLSSRIEDLDTKCHIHRSFPISEHMDCTNV; the protein is encoded by the exons atggcAATAAAAAATCTAGCAGTTGTTTTTCTTATGTTTGTCGTTCTGGCAGTGAAATTTTCACTGCCAGACGCCATGTCAATATTGGACATCACGCCTCAAAACGTGACGTGCCATGATGTGATCAATTACTTTGCGTATTGCGAAGAGTTTGTCAATGGAAATGAGGATAATCCAACGCCCATGTGTTGTGATAATTTACATATAATGAACGATAAGGTAAAACTGGAGGAAAGAGGGGCGCGAAGGTATTGCTATTGTATCGAAGTATTTTGTGCAACTATTAGCCGCCCTCATCCTCCTTATCTCAGTTCGCGGATCGAAGATCTTGATACAAAGTGTCATATTCATCGTAGTTTTCCCATCTCTGAGCACATGGACTGCACGAA TGTTTAG